Genomic DNA from Thermanaerothrix sp.:
GGCATGAGTATGTTGCTGGACAGGTGGTCGTATAGGTCGAAGAAGCTCCTGCCCAGCACCTTGACGTGTCCTAAGTAGCCGGTGCTGTCCGCCGAAAGGGTGGCGGTGGCCCCCACCAGGGCTATGATAAGGCAGTTGAGGAGCGCCGCCTTGGGCCTTTTTAAGCCCAGCTCCTCCACCATGAAGGCTATGGGCACCTCGATGATGGACAGCATGGCGGTGGTGGCGGCGAAGCAGGTGAGCAGGAAGAAGCAGGCCAGCAGCAGGCTTCCCATTGGTATCTGGCTGAACACCAGCGGTATGGTCATGAAGAGCAGCCCCGGCCCTGCGGAGGGCTCCATGTGGAAGCTGAAGACCGTGGGGAATATGGCAAGCCCCGCCAGCATGGACACCAGGGTGTCCGAGGCCGCCACCCTCACGGCGGTGTTGAGCATCCGGTTGTCCTGGGTGAAGTAGGATCCGTAGGTTATCATGGTGCTCATCCCGAGGGACAGCTTGAAGAAAGCAAGCCCCAGGGCGGAGAGGATCACCGAGGCGGTGACCTTGGAGAAGTCCACCTTGAAGAGGAATGAAACCCCCTCCTTGGCTCCCGGAAGGGTGAGGGCCCTTATGTCACACATTATTATGAGGACGAACAAAAGTGGCATGAGGGTCTTGGTTATCCGCTCTATGCCGCTTCTCACTCCCATGGATATGGCGGTACCCACCAGCCCCAACACTACCCACTGCCAGAGCAGGGGGGACACGGCGCCCTTCATGTCCGACGCGCCGGCTCCCACCACGCTCTTGAACAGGGGCTCCACCTGGTCCTTGGTGATCCCCGCCAGCTGCCCCGTGGCGGCCTTGAAGAAGTAGAAGTAGACCCATCCCGCCACGTCGGTGTAGAAGAACATTATGAGGTAAGCCGACAGAACCCCCATGATCCCGACGAACCTCCATGGGGTGCTTGGGTT
This window encodes:
- a CDS encoding sodium-dependent transporter, which codes for MSDAVNKREGFSSGLAVFFATLGSAVGLGNIWKFPYLTGANGGGAFLVIYFICIALVGIPVMAGEFIIGRRGRSNAVGSFRNVTGNPSTPWRFVGIMGVLSAYLIMFFYTDVAGWVYFYFFKAATGQLAGITKDQVEPLFKSVVGAGASDMKGAVSPLLWQWVVLGLVGTAISMGVRSGIERITKTLMPLLFVLIIMCDIRALTLPGAKEGVSFLFKVDFSKVTASVILSALGLAFFKLSLGMSTMITYGSYFTQDNRMLNTAVRVAASDTLVSMLAGLAIFPTVFSFHMEPSAGPGLLFMTIPLVFSQIPMGSLLLACFFLLTCFAATTAMLSIIEVPIAFMVEELGLKRPKAALLNCLIIALVGATATLSADSTGYLGHVKVLGRSFFDLYDHLSSNILMPIGGLLTALFVGYFLKPQVVEEELSNNGTLHNRFLIRCYLFVIRYITPALLLLVFLNTAGVIKL